The window AACGAAGACGGGATATGCCTTGCGAGCAATGATAGAGCTTGCTCTCACAGGAGATGAGCAGCCACTTTCCATCACTGAGCTTTCAAGCAGGCAGCATTTGCCATCCAAATACCTGGAACGGCTTTTTGCTCTACTCAGGAAATCTGAGCTTGTAACTAGCAAAAAGGGTATCAACGGAGGATATCTGCTGGCACGAAAGGCAGAAACTATCACTCTGCAGGATGTGATGCAAGCCGTGGAAGAATCGCATTATCACAGCTATTGCCGTCACCAGAAGGATGATGCCGAGTACTGTCAGGGCATCAGTTGCCATCTTCGCGGATTTTGGGACCGGATCGGAACTGATCTGGAATCATATTTTTCCAGTATTAATTTACAAAAAATAATAAATAAATATATAAGAGGAGAACATGAAACGGATTTATTTGAATAATTGTATAACCAGTCAACCAGCCCCCGAAGTGATTGATGCAATGCTGCCTTATTATAAGGAGAAGTTCCATTTTCCAGAAAATTTCATTCAGCCCGGTACGGAACGCAGAAGGGAAATCGATGAATTTAAAAAAGTAGTAGCTGATTCCATCAAGGCCGTTCCAGAAGCGGTTCATTTCACAAATAGCGGTACA is drawn from Candidatus Stygibacter australis and contains these coding sequences:
- a CDS encoding Rrf2 family transcriptional regulator yields the protein MYISTKTGYALRAMIELALTGDEQPLSITELSSRQHLPSKYLERLFALLRKSELVTSKKGINGGYLLARKAETITLQDVMQAVEESHYHSYCRHQKDDAEYCQGISCHLRGFWDRIGTDLESYFSSINLQKIINKYIRGEHETDLFE